The proteins below come from a single Parageobacillus toebii NBRC 107807 genomic window:
- a CDS encoding biotin transporter BioY has translation MKETRPKWRAIDLTLVGMFAALMAIGANITSWAPFLVIGGVPITLQTFFCVLAGAILGRRLGAVAMIVYMLIGLFGAPVFAQFGGGFGSVARPTFGFIISFIFAAYVTGWMIERGNGNPSVVRFITATLAGMAINYLIGTNWMYIAYKFWAEAPKGFSYALAWSWMIVPLPKDIILSVIAGILSPRIYMSVRKSASYHQRVA, from the coding sequence ATGAAAGAAACACGCCCAAAATGGCGAGCTATTGACTTAACATTAGTCGGCATGTTTGCAGCATTAATGGCAATTGGAGCAAATATTACGTCGTGGGCGCCATTTCTAGTTATCGGCGGTGTTCCGATTACATTACAAACGTTTTTTTGCGTGCTTGCTGGCGCAATTTTAGGGCGAAGATTGGGAGCAGTAGCAATGATTGTTTATATGCTCATTGGGCTATTCGGCGCTCCTGTGTTTGCACAGTTTGGCGGAGGATTTGGCAGCGTTGCCAGACCAACGTTTGGATTTATTATATCGTTCATTTTTGCTGCTTATGTAACAGGATGGATGATTGAACGGGGAAACGGAAATCCGTCCGTTGTTCGATTTATCACTGCTACGCTCGCTGGTATGGCCATTAACTATCTGATCGGCACCAACTGGATGTATATCGCTTATAAATTTTGGGCGGAAGCGCCTAAAGGATTTTCCTATGCTTTGGCATGGAGTTGGATGATCGTCCCGCTTCCAAAAGACATTATTTTATCCGTGATCGCTGGCATCC